A window from Nitrosopumilus adriaticus encodes these proteins:
- a CDS encoding NAD(P)/FAD-dependent oxidoreductase, with translation MARNKKKVVILGGGFAGLECTRKLENYFKNDSEIEIVLVSEDNFLLFTPMLPQVASGMIETRHIVMPIRTITKKAVFYEGRVKNIDPYGKIVNLWGSRDKRGISIHYDFLVVALGSETNFFGMSDLEKNAYQMKTLNDAVIVRNRIIDMLEQAENETNPILKKSLLTFVIVGGGFAGIETAGELIDLLMDVRKYYPNIKKEDIRVIVLEALPNILPGFSESLAKFAQEKLVGHGVEIKLQTAVTSFNGDEVMIKRLDVDKDAIDDSIVSSIQSKTVIWTAGVTPVNTIKRSLFKTDKGKIIVDDTLEVVDFPGVFAIGDCALFLDPKTQRPFAPTAQIAEAQAKVAAKNLYSLIKNEEKTKFVYESKGQMAIIGKRTGIANFLGMNIHGIVAWLLWRNVYLSKIPTWDKRFRVFLDWTADIFFDRDISRLKFMRREPEKEYKVLDEVDDVW, from the coding sequence ATGGCTCGAAATAAGAAAAAGGTGGTTATTTTAGGTGGGGGTTTTGCTGGCCTTGAATGCACTAGAAAATTAGAGAATTATTTTAAGAATGATTCAGAAATTGAGATTGTTTTAGTAAGTGAGGATAATTTCTTGCTTTTTACACCGATGTTGCCTCAGGTAGCATCAGGAATGATTGAAACTAGACATATTGTAATGCCAATTAGAACAATTACAAAAAAAGCAGTTTTTTATGAAGGTAGAGTCAAAAACATTGATCCATATGGAAAGATTGTAAATTTATGGGGAAGTAGAGACAAAAGAGGAATTTCAATTCATTATGATTTTTTAGTAGTTGCATTAGGTAGTGAAACCAACTTTTTTGGAATGAGTGATCTTGAAAAAAATGCATATCAAATGAAGACACTCAATGATGCAGTAATTGTGAGAAATAGAATAATCGATATGCTCGAACAGGCTGAAAATGAAACTAATCCAATTTTAAAGAAAAGTCTACTTACATTTGTTATTGTAGGTGGGGGTTTTGCAGGAATTGAAACAGCAGGAGAATTAATAGATCTTCTTATGGATGTAAGAAAATATTATCCAAATATCAAAAAAGAAGACATCCGTGTAATTGTTTTAGAAGCATTACCAAATATTTTACCTGGATTTAGTGAAAGTCTAGCAAAATTTGCACAAGAAAAATTAGTTGGACATGGTGTTGAGATAAAGCTTCAGACAGCTGTAACGAGTTTTAATGGAGATGAGGTTATGATTAAAAGATTAGATGTCGATAAGGATGCAATAGATGATTCAATAGTCAGTTCCATACAATCTAAAACTGTAATTTGGACTGCTGGGGTAACACCAGTTAATACAATCAAAAGATCATTATTCAAAACAGACAAAGGAAAAATTATTGTTGATGATACTTTAGAAGTAGTTGATTTTCCAGGTGTTTTTGCAATAGGAGATTGTGCTTTATTTTTAGATCCTAAAACTCAAAGACCTTTTGCACCTACTGCTCAAATTGCAGAAGCTCAGGCAAAGGTTGCAGCTAAAAATCTTTATTCATTAATTAAAAATGAAGAAAAAACAAAATTTGTTTATGAATCTAAAGGCCAGATGGCAATAATTGGAAAAAGAACAGGGATTGCAAACTTTTTGGGAATGAATATTCACGGTATTGTAGCATGGCTTCTTTGGAGAAATGTTTACTTGTCAAAAATACCTACATGGGATAAGCGTTTTAGAGTATTTCTTGATTGGACAGCAGATATTTTCTTTGATAGAGATATTTCCAGATTAAAATTCATGAGACGCGAGCCAGAAAAAGAATATAAAGTTCTTGATGAAGTAGATGACGTTTGGTAA
- a CDS encoding fluoride efflux transporter FluC, translated as MKGLEFIFLAAGSVLGAFLRYKITESPLLFNTLPVNVLIVNIIGAFILGAFVVLSEQWNLDGRYSLFAAVGFCGSLTTMSSFALDSSNLLENNHYGALAINVVANIGLSITALIGGKSLMSAIINN; from the coding sequence ATGAAGGGTTTAGAATTTATTTTTCTAGCAGCAGGTTCCGTTCTTGGAGCATTTCTAAGGTACAAAATTACTGAATCTCCTTTACTTTTCAATACATTACCAGTCAATGTTTTGATAGTCAATATTATTGGTGCATTTATCCTTGGTGCATTTGTAGTGTTGTCAGAACAATGGAATCTTGATGGTCGATACTCTCTTTTTGCAGCTGTAGGATTTTGTGGCTCACTTACTACAATGTCATCATTTGCACTGGATTCTAGCAATCTTCTTGAGAATAATCACTATGGAGCACTTGCAATCAATGTTGTTGCAAATATTGGTTTATCAATTACAGCATTAATTGGAGGAAAATCCTTAATGAGTGCAATAATTAACAATTAA
- a CDS encoding transcription initiation factor IIB has translation MVSKGKDLCPRCAQGKLVTDNESGEMFCSKCGFVITEKLQEAGPEWRSFTQDEGGNKARAGAPTSLTMHDMGLATIINPVNKDASGRPLTSSMKSTIERLRTWDSRSQVHEPVDRNFRQAFSELNRLKDKLAISDAVIEKAAYIYRKALEKGLVRGRSISALMASALYAACRDTETPRNLKDVEQAANIKRKDIARCYRLLVKELDLKMPVTDSIQCVARIASRIGIAEKTKRHATKVLKMAQDNEVSAGKDPMGLAAAALYLSCVKNGEDKTQRDIAEAANVTEVTIRNRYKGLKESLDL, from the coding sequence ATGGTAAGCAAGGGTAAGGATCTATGTCCAAGATGTGCACAAGGGAAACTAGTAACTGATAATGAATCAGGAGAAATGTTTTGCTCAAAGTGTGGATTTGTAATTACTGAAAAATTACAAGAAGCAGGACCTGAATGGAGATCCTTTACCCAAGATGAGGGTGGAAACAAGGCAAGAGCCGGCGCTCCAACATCACTTACAATGCACGACATGGGTCTTGCAACAATAATCAATCCTGTAAACAAGGATGCGTCTGGCAGACCACTAACATCATCTATGAAAAGTACCATTGAAAGACTAAGAACTTGGGATAGTAGAAGCCAAGTTCATGAACCAGTTGATAGAAATTTCAGGCAGGCATTTAGTGAATTAAACAGACTAAAAGACAAACTGGCAATCTCTGATGCAGTAATTGAAAAAGCTGCATACATTTACAGAAAAGCACTAGAGAAAGGCCTAGTGCGAGGTCGCTCCATTTCAGCCCTTATGGCATCAGCTCTTTATGCTGCATGCAGAGATACTGAAACTCCAAGAAACCTCAAGGATGTAGAGCAAGCAGCTAACATCAAAAGAAAAGATATTGCAAGATGTTACAGATTGCTAGTAAAAGAACTTGATTTGAAGATGCCAGTAACTGATTCAATTCAATGTGTTGCAAGAATTGCAAGCAGAATTGGAATCGCAGAGAAAACAAAAAGACATGCAACAAAGGTGCTAAAAATGGCTCAAGACAATGAAGTCTCAGCCGGAAAAGATCCTATGGGATTGGCTGCTGCTGCTTTGTATCTTTCTTGTGTTAAAAACGGTGAAGACAAGACTCAGCGTGATATCGCAGAAGCTGCAAACGTTACTGAAGTAACCATTCGAAATAGGTACAAAGGCCTCAAAGAATCATTAGATCTATAA
- a CDS encoding coiled-coil domain-containing protein, which produces MKDSLIFGITIMILLTSMTLVFAIEETEQEPKPPKMPEPSPEPEPIRMPEPAPAPSPFPEESDSEKIKRLTEENDKLKEQITNLQGDISALKNEKTRLQEQITELNDTITSLKEITMEQIRVIMDLANRLKDVLFEKIFSPTINL; this is translated from the coding sequence ATGAAAGATAGTCTAATTTTTGGTATAACTATAATGATTCTACTGACAAGCATGACACTCGTTTTTGCAATTGAAGAAACAGAACAAGAGCCCAAACCACCTAAAATGCCAGAACCTTCACCAGAACCAGAACCTATTCGTATGCCAGAACCTGCACCTGCACCATCACCATTCCCAGAAGAATCTGACTCTGAAAAAATAAAACGATTAACTGAAGAAAATGATAAACTAAAAGAACAAATCACCAATCTTCAAGGAGATATATCTGCACTAAAAAATGAAAAGACTAGATTACAAGAACAAATAACAGAACTAAATGATACTATTACAAGTCTTAAAGAAATTACAATGGAGCAAATACGTGTAATCATGGATTTGGCAAATAGACTAAAAGATGTATTATTTGAAAAAATATTTTCTCCTACAATCAACTTGTAG
- a CDS encoding CDC48 family AAA ATPase: MSEIIVRIDEIPQQHVRMGRAIIDPKIIEDQNWSSGQILELTYNKKTHVKLWPGNPEEYGTGIIKIDGITRQNIGAAIGDKISIKSVEAFNAEEITLSPTEKLAIDEEQLHYVMINSFQNHVFTVHDSIQLQNQMGGKIQFVVTNTKPSKPVIVTENTIFKLGSMTKAVDASIPRITYDELGGLKREVLKIREMVELPMRHPELFEKIGVDAPKGVLLYGPPGTGKTLLAKAVAGETNAHFISLSGPEIMGKHYGESEERIREIFTQAEENAPSIIFIDEIDSIAPKRDEVSGELEKRIVSQLLTLMDGMKSRGKVVVIAATNRPDSIDPALRRPGRFDREIEIGIPDEEGRFDILSIHTRGMPIDEKVDLKEISKTTHGFVGADLEVLAKEAAMISLRKILDVEKIDLSEEKISTEILQKIKITREDFIDALKEVKPSALREVQVQIPNVTWEDVGGLDALKEELLEAVEWPMKYKEAYDYVNVEAPKGILLHGPPGTGKTLIAKALAKMTESNFISIKGPELLSKWVGESEKGVREIFRKARQAAPCIIFLDEVDALVPRRGSGDSSSHVTENVVSQILTEIDGLEELNNVLIIGATNRLDIVDEALLRPGRFDRIIQVPNPDTKGRQHIFEIHTKKKPLASDVNITKLVELTDGFSGAEIAAIANRAAITALKRYVGGKSQNVKEIKITQEDLIDSIDKVKPQKKEAPIPQSIK; the protein is encoded by the coding sequence ATGAGTGAAATTATTGTAAGAATAGATGAAATTCCACAACAACATGTTAGAATGGGTAGAGCAATAATTGATCCTAAAATTATTGAGGATCAAAATTGGAGTAGCGGACAAATTTTAGAATTAACGTATAACAAAAAAACACATGTAAAACTATGGCCAGGAAATCCTGAAGAATATGGTACAGGAATAATAAAAATAGACGGAATAACAAGACAAAATATTGGAGCAGCAATTGGAGATAAAATCTCTATAAAATCTGTTGAAGCATTCAATGCTGAAGAAATTACATTATCTCCAACTGAAAAATTAGCAATTGATGAAGAACAACTACATTATGTAATGATTAACTCATTTCAAAACCATGTATTTACTGTACATGATTCAATTCAACTACAAAACCAAATGGGTGGAAAAATTCAATTTGTTGTAACTAATACAAAACCATCAAAACCAGTAATTGTTACTGAAAATACTATATTCAAACTTGGTTCCATGACTAAGGCAGTTGATGCATCCATTCCAAGAATTACATACGATGAACTTGGAGGATTAAAGCGCGAAGTTCTAAAAATCCGTGAAATGGTTGAACTTCCAATGAGACATCCAGAATTGTTTGAGAAAATAGGTGTAGATGCTCCAAAAGGTGTATTATTATATGGACCTCCAGGCACAGGAAAAACTCTTCTTGCAAAGGCAGTTGCAGGTGAAACTAATGCTCATTTCATCTCTCTTAGCGGTCCTGAAATTATGGGTAAGCACTATGGAGAAAGCGAAGAGAGAATTAGAGAAATCTTTACACAAGCTGAAGAAAATGCACCAAGTATTATTTTCATTGATGAGATTGATTCAATTGCACCAAAAAGAGACGAAGTATCTGGTGAACTCGAAAAGAGAATAGTTTCACAATTGTTAACATTAATGGATGGTATGAAATCTAGAGGAAAAGTTGTAGTTATTGCAGCCACAAACAGACCAGATTCAATTGATCCTGCACTAAGAAGACCTGGAAGATTTGACAGAGAAATTGAAATTGGAATTCCTGATGAAGAAGGAAGATTTGACATTCTTTCAATTCATACACGTGGAATGCCAATTGATGAAAAAGTTGATCTTAAAGAAATCTCAAAGACTACACATGGATTTGTAGGAGCTGATTTGGAAGTATTAGCAAAAGAGGCTGCAATGATATCTCTACGTAAAATTCTTGATGTTGAAAAAATTGATCTTAGTGAGGAGAAAATCTCTACAGAAATTCTACAAAAAATAAAGATTACTCGTGAAGATTTCATAGATGCGCTAAAAGAAGTTAAACCTAGTGCACTCCGAGAAGTTCAAGTACAAATTCCAAATGTAACCTGGGAAGATGTTGGAGGACTGGATGCTCTAAAAGAAGAATTACTTGAAGCAGTTGAATGGCCAATGAAATACAAAGAAGCATATGACTATGTTAATGTCGAAGCTCCAAAAGGAATTCTATTACACGGTCCACCAGGAACTGGTAAAACACTCATTGCAAAAGCTCTTGCAAAAATGACAGAGTCTAATTTTATCAGCATCAAAGGTCCTGAACTACTTTCAAAATGGGTAGGCGAATCTGAAAAAGGAGTAAGAGAAATTTTTAGAAAAGCACGACAAGCAGCACCATGTATAATCTTCCTAGATGAAGTTGATGCACTTGTACCACGAAGAGGTAGTGGAGATTCAAGTTCACATGTAACAGAAAATGTAGTCTCACAAATTTTAACTGAAATTGATGGTTTAGAAGAACTAAACAACGTGTTGATTATTGGTGCAACAAACCGATTAGATATTGTTGATGAAGCACTTCTAAGACCAGGTAGATTCGATAGAATCATCCAAGTTCCTAATCCAGATACAAAGGGAAGACAGCATATCTTTGAGATTCATACCAAAAAGAAACCACTTGCTAGTGATGTAAACATTACAAAACTAGTTGAACTAACCGATGGCTTTAGCGGTGCAGAAATTGCAGCAATTGCAAACAGAGCAGCAATAACTGCTTTGAAGAGGTATGTCGGCGGTAAATCTCAAAATGTTAAAGAAATCAAGATCACCCAAGAAGATCTGATTGATTCAATCGATAAGGTAAAGCCTCAAAAAAAGGAGGCTCCTATCCCTCAATCCATAAAATAG
- a CDS encoding peptidylprolyl isomerase — translation MSLLLVSFGNQAFAQISVDYHNLTNPIVILETNLGKIAIGFFYDDAPKHVENFIKLSSSGYYDETLFHRIIPGFMIQGGDPNTVDGDPNTWGMGGPDERVDAEFNTIKHNRGIVSMARSADPNSGGSQFFIVHKDSNFLDEQYTVFGRLVTEESFETLDKIAEVQTDANDRPIDPEEVKITKVTIVNEADVPNLMMLSEPERTQSIASPSPGNQKYESVEHGIAFSAPEGWLLQQPDKTQPNSPDVVAVGPKIGEINPVISLTVQQTNQRSLDDLISEKMDTIKPVIESGELNIISQEKITVHGNEAFAIDAEGTFSSNGQSYNVKFREIMVYGTEKFYSLSYSNGMNEFDSQLPRFEETVDSFKILSESKDTNTSSTETSDNQEGGGCLIATATYGSELAPQVQQLRELRDGTILSTKSGTTFMTGFNQLYYSFSPIIADYERENSIFKEVVKISITPMLSSLSILNYVDIDSEEEMLGYGIGIIVMNMGMYFMAPTIIVYGLKRKFL, via the coding sequence ATGTCTTTATTATTAGTAAGTTTTGGAAATCAGGCATTTGCTCAAATTTCTGTTGACTATCATAATCTTACAAACCCAATTGTTATTTTAGAAACTAATTTAGGAAAAATTGCTATTGGATTTTTCTATGACGATGCACCAAAACATGTTGAAAATTTTATCAAATTATCTTCAAGCGGTTATTATGATGAAACTCTCTTTCATAGAATTATTCCAGGTTTTATGATTCAGGGCGGTGATCCAAACACTGTCGATGGTGATCCAAACACATGGGGAATGGGAGGCCCTGATGAAAGAGTAGATGCAGAATTTAATACAATAAAACATAATCGTGGGATTGTTTCAATGGCAAGATCTGCTGATCCAAATAGTGGAGGTTCACAATTTTTTATAGTTCACAAAGATTCTAACTTTCTTGATGAACAATATACTGTATTTGGCAGACTAGTTACTGAAGAAAGCTTTGAAACCCTTGATAAAATTGCTGAAGTTCAAACAGATGCAAATGATAGACCAATAGATCCTGAAGAAGTTAAAATTACAAAAGTTACAATTGTAAATGAAGCTGATGTTCCAAATTTAATGATGTTATCAGAACCAGAACGAACACAATCCATTGCATCCCCATCACCTGGTAATCAAAAATATGAAAGTGTTGAACATGGTATTGCATTTAGTGCACCTGAAGGTTGGTTATTACAACAACCTGATAAGACCCAACCAAACTCTCCTGATGTAGTTGCCGTAGGACCAAAAATAGGAGAGATTAACCCAGTCATTTCTTTAACAGTTCAACAAACTAATCAAAGAAGTCTTGATGACCTAATTTCTGAAAAAATGGATACAATAAAACCTGTAATTGAATCTGGAGAACTGAATATCATTTCCCAAGAAAAAATTACTGTACATGGAAATGAAGCTTTTGCAATTGATGCAGAAGGAACTTTTTCATCAAATGGTCAAAGTTACAATGTTAAATTTAGAGAAATTATGGTTTATGGCACTGAAAAATTTTACTCTCTTTCGTATAGTAATGGAATGAATGAATTTGATTCTCAACTCCCAAGATTTGAGGAGACTGTTGATTCTTTTAAAATTTTATCTGAATCAAAAGATACCAACACTTCTTCTACAGAAACTAGTGATAATCAAGAAGGTGGTGGTTGCTTAATTGCAACTGCAACATATGGTTCTGAACTTGCACCACAAGTTCAACAATTAAGGGAACTTAGAGACGGTACAATATTATCAACTAAATCTGGAACTACATTTATGACAGGATTCAACCAACTATACTATTCCTTTTCTCCAATAATAGCTGATTATGAAAGAGAAAATTCTATTTTCAAAGAAGTAGTAAAAATCTCAATTACACCAATGCTATCATCTTTATCAATTCTAAATTATGTAGATATTGATTCTGAAGAAGAAATGTTAGGATATGGTATTGGAATAATTGTAATGAATATGGGTATGTACTTTATGGCACCTACAATCATTGTGTATGGCTTGAAAAGAAAATTTTTGTAA
- the hsp20 gene encoding archaeal heat shock protein Hsp20, with protein sequence MTMFFDSEFDRIFKRMSNSFFDIDDIFEEFKGNGSTSGPFYYGYTMTVGPDGKPVVKEYGNVKPGLLPTSDTREPIVDTIVDEKEKVVKLIAEMPGVEKTDVKIVVENKTVDLSAEHDQKKYHVKVPVQQKIDENSAKATYKNGVLEILFKLIEEEKPKGKTVEVE encoded by the coding sequence ATGACAATGTTCTTTGATAGTGAATTTGATAGAATCTTCAAGAGAATGTCGAACTCTTTTTTTGATATAGATGACATTTTTGAGGAATTCAAGGGTAATGGTTCTACCTCTGGTCCATTTTATTATGGATATACAATGACCGTTGGTCCAGATGGAAAGCCCGTTGTAAAGGAGTATGGAAATGTCAAACCAGGCCTTCTCCCAACTTCTGATACAAGAGAACCAATAGTCGATACTATAGTCGATGAAAAAGAAAAAGTAGTAAAACTCATAGCTGAGATGCCAGGAGTAGAAAAAACTGATGTCAAAATTGTAGTTGAAAACAAAACTGTAGATCTCTCTGCAGAACATGATCAAAAGAAATATCATGTTAAAGTTCCAGTTCAACAAAAAATTGATGAGAACTCTGCAAAGGCTACTTACAAAAATGGAGTTTTGGAAATACTCTTCAAACTAATTGAAGAAGAAAAACCAAAAGGCAAAACGGTGGAGGTTGAATAA
- a CDS encoding ACT domain-containing protein, translated as MRSASMSIPEVVREIITRNRSIYDCMKMDLINYTALAVKIQPEIEKILGNSVNLNTVVVAIKRYADSFEIKEEVRDESVLKNARLALTDGIMDIKFSVKESDGMDPMAILDKFSKVTNNYEFFRLSDSFRFLTEDLEDIRQIFSNVSSRDDMFSTGLAKIRISIPNTQNQSDVVSYVAEVLHENGIELVNAFFSQDSIIIILNEKDASKAYEILHSDIMRT; from the coding sequence ATGAGATCTGCAAGCATGTCAATACCTGAGGTTGTAAGGGAGATCATTACTAGAAATCGCTCGATTTATGACTGCATGAAAATGGATTTGATAAATTATACAGCATTAGCTGTAAAGATTCAACCAGAGATTGAGAAGATTCTTGGGAATTCAGTCAACCTCAATACAGTTGTAGTTGCAATCAAGAGGTATGCAGATTCATTTGAGATTAAAGAAGAGGTAAGAGATGAATCAGTTTTGAAAAATGCTAGATTGGCATTAACTGATGGAATTATGGACATAAAATTTTCAGTTAAAGAATCAGATGGTATGGATCCTATGGCTATTTTAGATAAATTCTCAAAGGTTACAAACAATTATGAGTTTTTTAGATTATCTGACTCTTTTAGATTCCTTACAGAAGATTTAGAGGACATCAGACAAATTTTCAGCAATGTATCAAGCAGAGATGATATGTTCAGTACAGGTCTTGCAAAGATTAGAATCTCAATACCTAATACACAAAACCAATCAGATGTAGTCTCTTATGTTGCTGAAGTATTACATGAAAATGGAATTGAGCTTGTAAATGCATTTTTCAGCCAAGATAGTATTATTATAATTTTAAATGAAAAAGATGCATCAAAGGCTTATGAGATATTACATTCAGATATTATGAGAACTTGA
- a CDS encoding cation:proton antiporter, translated as MNPIILSVLQLFRGQIEDLISLSNFDSNSVLSKLTEIQNSIGTLSIQDGPIASAHVILLAAGVVIFLGVAGEAFFKKTGIPDVAFLMILGVIIGPVFGIIQPEAVIQVVPYFAALALIIIMFDGGLNLDIKHVIRTAHFSVTLAVLGFILSVAMITFAAHYALGWLWLESILLGSIVGGSSSAIVFGLVRNIKISEETKSMLSFESALTDILATIIAFILFEAVLAGHFDMQTLEQTLGRAIIVGLVLGFGVGIPWMYISTKLGNAQHAYMLTLGVLFVLFFLANSFGESGALTALVFGLMVGNKKHLSKILRFKLPKIEMDDPTHNQLTFLVRSFFFVFVGLMASFGQIEYMIFGILITVAVYFGRIFVGKVTLTKRFSLLDRAVTNAMIPRGLAAAVLATYPITMGIPNAEAYPQLVFFIILSSVIITTIGLAKSKKIPPPESVEGGFVKPDEGESDEGILADNHLDKSVGGGFVKPTEDSQK; from the coding sequence ATGAATCCCATAATTTTATCGGTATTGCAATTGTTTAGAGGACAAATAGAAGATTTGATTTCGCTATCAAATTTTGATTCTAACTCAGTTTTAAGCAAACTGACTGAAATACAAAATTCTATAGGTACATTATCCATTCAAGATGGACCTATTGCTTCAGCCCATGTTATTTTGCTTGCTGCAGGAGTTGTAATTTTTCTAGGAGTTGCAGGTGAGGCATTCTTCAAAAAAACTGGAATTCCTGATGTTGCATTTTTAATGATTCTAGGAGTAATTATTGGACCAGTGTTTGGTATAATTCAGCCAGAAGCTGTTATTCAAGTAGTTCCATACTTTGCAGCACTTGCACTAATAATCATCATGTTTGATGGAGGATTAAATCTTGATATCAAACATGTTATTAGAACTGCGCATTTTTCAGTAACATTAGCAGTTTTAGGTTTCATTCTATCTGTTGCCATGATTACATTTGCAGCTCATTATGCATTGGGGTGGTTATGGCTGGAAAGTATTCTGCTAGGATCAATTGTAGGTGGAAGTAGTTCTGCAATTGTTTTTGGTCTTGTTAGAAATATCAAAATATCTGAAGAGACCAAATCTATGCTAAGTTTTGAATCTGCACTAACTGATATTTTAGCGACAATTATTGCATTCATATTATTTGAAGCAGTGCTTGCAGGGCATTTTGATATGCAGACATTAGAACAAACTCTTGGAAGGGCAATCATTGTAGGTTTAGTTCTTGGATTTGGTGTAGGAATTCCTTGGATGTATATTTCAACAAAGCTTGGGAATGCTCAGCATGCATACATGTTGACGTTAGGGGTTCTGTTTGTTTTATTTTTCTTGGCAAATTCATTTGGAGAATCAGGAGCTTTAACAGCTCTAGTGTTTGGTTTAATGGTTGGAAATAAAAAACATCTTTCAAAAATACTAAGATTCAAGCTTCCAAAAATAGAGATGGATGATCCTACACATAATCAATTAACATTCTTGGTAAGATCATTCTTTTTTGTATTTGTTGGATTAATGGCAAGTTTTGGACAAATAGAGTATATGATATTTGGAATTTTAATTACGGTCGCTGTTTATTTTGGAAGAATATTTGTTGGAAAAGTAACACTGACAAAGAGATTTTCACTTTTAGATAGGGCAGTCACAAATGCTATGATTCCAAGAGGATTAGCAGCTGCAGTTCTTGCTACTTATCCAATAACTATGGGAATACCAAATGCAGAAGCCTATCCACAACTTGTTTTCTTTATCATTTTATCATCTGTAATAATTACCACAATTGGATTAGCAAAATCAAAGAAGATTCCTCCACCTGAATCAGTTGAGGGTGGTTTTGTTAAACCAGATGAGGGGGAGTCAGATGAAGGAATACTTGCTGATAATCATCTAGATAAATCAGTTGGAGGTGGTTTTGTTAAACCGACTGAAGATTCCCAAAAATAG
- a CDS encoding DUF1059 domain-containing protein, with product MTLKLRCDDYGFECEFILDGEKTVGLIEKLRNHFEEEHGIDYTMEAVTQMITNRGHSLESIRK from the coding sequence ATGACCCTTAAACTGAGATGTGACGATTATGGTTTTGAGTGTGAATTTATCCTAGATGGAGAAAAAACTGTAGGTCTAATCGAGAAATTAAGAAATCATTTTGAAGAAGAACATGGAATTGATTATACGATGGAGGCAGTAACTCAAATGATTACAAACCGTGGACATTCTTTAGAATCAATTAGAAAATAA
- a CDS encoding transcription initiation factor IIB, which translates to MLENYSNDYDVKCELDTCKTYPAITDSERGEIVCGGCGLILVQNMSDASYESNGYTQEDFMKLARTGPATSLTMNDKGLSTVIGTNKDSTGKALSNKTKYEFNRLRTWDQRSKSRKTAALSKAFTLLHGMKTKLGIPDNVVENAAYIYRKTVNAKLTRGRTMVSLVSASLYAACRENNIPRTLDDVAEAGNVERRILSRDLRTIIKKLELNLNQYDTSSFISKISNNMNLKEKTKRDAFEILKRCEKEDITAGKHPVAQAAASLYLACIMNGERISQKKFSVESGVSDVTIRNRAVLIKKTLKLNE; encoded by the coding sequence GTGTTAGAAAATTATTCAAATGATTATGATGTCAAGTGTGAACTAGATACTTGCAAAACCTATCCTGCAATAACAGATTCTGAAAGAGGAGAAATTGTTTGTGGGGGTTGCGGTCTTATTCTAGTGCAAAACATGTCTGACGCATCATATGAAAGCAACGGTTACACTCAGGAAGACTTTATGAAGTTAGCAAGAACAGGTCCTGCAACATCATTAACAATGAATGATAAAGGATTATCAACTGTAATTGGTACCAATAAAGATTCTACTGGAAAAGCATTATCCAACAAAACAAAATATGAATTCAACAGACTACGAACATGGGATCAAAGAAGTAAGTCAAGAAAGACTGCTGCATTAAGCAAGGCCTTTACATTACTTCACGGAATGAAAACAAAGTTAGGAATACCAGATAATGTTGTTGAAAATGCTGCCTATATTTACAGAAAAACAGTTAATGCAAAATTAACTAGAGGACGAACAATGGTTTCATTGGTTTCAGCCTCCCTGTATGCAGCATGTAGAGAAAATAATATCCCCAGAACATTAGACGATGTTGCTGAGGCTGGAAATGTTGAAAGAAGAATACTTTCCCGAGATTTGAGAACCATAATCAAAAAGCTTGAATTGAATCTAAATCAATACGACACTTCATCATTTATCTCAAAAATTTCAAACAATATGAATCTGAAAGAAAAGACCAAACGAGATGCATTTGAGATTTTAAAAAGATGTGAGAAAGAAGACATTACTGCTGGAAAGCATCCAGTAGCACAAGCTGCTGCTTCGTTATACCTTGCATGTATAATGAATGGTGAAAGAATTAGTCAAAAGAAATTTTCAGTAGAATCTGGAGTAAGCGATGTTACAATTAGAAACAGAGCTGTATTGATAAAGAAAACATTAAAGCTTAATGAGTAA